A part of Hydrogenispora ethanolica genomic DNA contains:
- a CDS encoding dTMP kinase, whose product MDGCGKTTQAKRLEEFLSERGYAVVLTREPGTWLAEVIRNLILFRTGKSGTRELSRTSLFYWISKPSRE is encoded by the coding sequence AAACCACCCAGGCCAAACGGTTGGAAGAGTTTTTGAGCGAGCGCGGCTATGCGGTGGTGTTAACCCGGGAGCCGGGCACCTGGTTGGCCGAGGTGATTCGGAATCTGATTTTATTCCGAACCGGGAAGAGTGGCACCCGAGAACTGAGCCGGACCTCGCTTTTTTACTGGATATCGAAACCAAGCAGGGAATGA